In Streptomyces asoensis, a single genomic region encodes these proteins:
- a CDS encoding siderophore-interacting protein, translating into MAERPARKPRKPHSAQVVRTERLTPHMQRVVLGGEGLAEFTAGTCTDHYVKLLFGPEGVTYPDPFDLERIRAEFPREQWPVTRTYTVRHWDAELRELTLDFVVHGDEGLAGPWAARVRPGETVRFMGPGGAYAPDTAADWHLLAGDESALPAIAAALESLPADSVAHAFIEVAGPEEEQKIDSQVPVVWLHRGDRPVGEKLVEAVRALEFPEGRVHAFVHGEAACVKELRKLLRVELEIPREDLSVSGYWRLGHNEDGWQASKRDWNARVEAEQEGAAPAA; encoded by the coding sequence ATGGCAGAACGTCCGGCACGGAAGCCGCGGAAGCCCCACTCCGCGCAGGTCGTCCGCACCGAACGGCTCACCCCCCATATGCAGCGTGTCGTGCTCGGCGGGGAGGGGCTGGCCGAGTTCACGGCGGGCACCTGCACCGACCACTACGTCAAGCTGCTCTTCGGCCCCGAGGGCGTGACCTACCCGGACCCCTTCGACCTGGAGCGCATCCGCGCCGAGTTCCCGCGCGAGCAGTGGCCGGTGACCCGGACCTACACCGTGCGCCACTGGGACGCCGAGCTGCGCGAGCTGACCCTCGACTTCGTGGTGCACGGCGACGAGGGGCTCGCCGGGCCGTGGGCGGCGCGCGTCCGGCCGGGCGAGACCGTCCGTTTCATGGGCCCCGGCGGCGCCTACGCGCCCGACACGGCGGCGGACTGGCATCTGCTGGCGGGCGACGAGAGCGCCCTGCCCGCCATCGCGGCCGCCCTGGAGTCGCTGCCCGCCGACAGCGTCGCCCACGCCTTCATCGAGGTGGCGGGCCCCGAGGAGGAGCAGAAGATCGACTCCCAGGTGCCGGTCGTCTGGCTGCACCGCGGAGACCGGCCGGTCGGCGAGAAGCTCGTGGAGGCCGTCCGGGCGCTGGAGTTCCCCGAGGGCCGGGTGCACGCGTTCGTGCACGGCGAGGCCGCCTGCGTGAAGGAGCTGCGCAAGCTCCTGCGCGTCGAGCTGGAGATCCCGCGCGAGGACCTGTCGGTCTCCGGCTACTGGCGGCTCGGCCACAACGAGGACGGCTGGCAGGCCTCGAAGCGGGACTGGAACGCGCGCGTGGAGGCCGAGCAGGAGGGCGCCGCCCCGGCCGCGTGA